One Pseudodesulfovibrio cashew DNA window includes the following coding sequences:
- the dgcA gene encoding N-acetyl-D-Glu racemase DgcA, whose amino-acid sequence MPLILSRDVFPLAKAFTISRGSRTEAVVVRVEVHEDGFSGRGECVPYQRYGETVDSVMDQIRALPADLNRASLQDLLAPGAARNAVDCALWDLEAKKAGKPVWQLAGLGEPGPLQTAFTLSLDTPENMLEDARLNADRPLLKIKLGTEDDIARIEAVREGAPKSRIIVDANEGWTAESYARMAPVLVRLGVDMVEQPLPAGDDDALLTLERVLPVCADESCHDRASLPDLKGKYDMVNIKLDKTGGLTEALALREGALREGYKIMVGCMVGSSLAMAPAMLVAQGADVVDLDGPLLLAEDRPFGLHYDKGDVYPPASELWG is encoded by the coding sequence ATGCCTTTAATCCTGAGCCGTGACGTCTTCCCGCTGGCCAAGGCCTTCACCATCTCTCGGGGCTCGCGCACCGAGGCCGTGGTGGTTCGGGTCGAGGTCCATGAGGACGGTTTTTCCGGGAGGGGCGAGTGCGTCCCGTACCAGCGTTACGGCGAAACCGTGGACAGCGTCATGGACCAGATCCGGGCGCTGCCTGCGGACCTCAATCGCGCATCCCTGCAGGATCTCCTGGCTCCCGGCGCGGCGCGCAACGCCGTGGACTGCGCCCTGTGGGACCTGGAGGCCAAGAAGGCGGGCAAACCGGTCTGGCAACTGGCCGGACTCGGTGAGCCCGGTCCGCTGCAGACGGCCTTCACCCTGTCCCTGGATACCCCCGAGAACATGCTGGAGGACGCCCGCCTGAATGCGGACCGTCCCCTGCTGAAGATCAAGCTCGGCACCGAGGACGACATCGCCCGTATCGAGGCCGTGCGCGAGGGCGCGCCCAAGTCGCGCATCATCGTGGACGCCAACGAGGGATGGACCGCAGAGTCCTACGCCCGCATGGCCCCGGTGCTGGTGCGCCTGGGCGTGGACATGGTGGAGCAGCCGCTGCCCGCCGGTGACGACGACGCCCTGCTCACGCTGGAGCGCGTCCTGCCGGTCTGCGCGGATGAGTCCTGCCATGACAGGGCCTCCCTGCCCGATCTCAAGGGCAAATACGACATGGTCAACATCAAGCTCGACAAGACGGGCGGGTTGACCGAAGCGCTGGCCCTCAGGGAGGGCGCCTTGCGTGAAGGGTACAAGATCATGGTCGGCTGCATGGTGGGATCGTCCCTGGCCATGGCCCCGGCCATGCTGGTGGCCCAGGGCGCGGACGTAGTGGACCTGGACGGTCCGCTGCTCCTGGCCGAGGACCGCCCCTTTGGATTGCATTATGACAAGGGAGACGTCTATCCCCCCGCGAGCGAGCTCTGGGGATAG
- a CDS encoding 4Fe-4S dicluster domain-containing protein translates to MNGKSFLVDLTRCTACRGCQVACKQWKKLPAEKTKNWGSYQNPKDLSSKTIRLVRFSEVEVDGDLNWLFFPEQCRHCVEAPCADVPENPKAIVHDPDTGAVVYTELTAKEDGEAIRMACPYDIPRVDPETKVVNKCDMCIDRVQAGRLPACVQACPTGTMNFGDREDMLKLAEERLASVKEKFPQAMLVDPDETRVIYLASAPPEDYYQYLEADASGSMPDSMTRKQLLAKLGSPIKRMRA, encoded by the coding sequence ATGAACGGTAAATCATTCCTCGTCGACCTGACCCGCTGCACCGCGTGCCGCGGATGCCAGGTGGCCTGCAAGCAATGGAAGAAGCTCCCCGCCGAGAAGACGAAGAACTGGGGTTCGTATCAGAATCCCAAGGACCTCTCCTCGAAAACCATCCGGCTTGTCCGCTTCTCCGAAGTGGAAGTGGACGGTGACCTGAATTGGCTGTTCTTCCCGGAACAGTGTCGTCACTGTGTGGAGGCCCCGTGCGCCGATGTGCCCGAGAACCCCAAGGCTATCGTGCATGACCCGGATACCGGGGCGGTGGTCTACACCGAGCTGACTGCCAAGGAGGACGGAGAGGCCATCCGCATGGCGTGCCCCTACGACATCCCCAGGGTGGACCCCGAGACCAAGGTCGTCAACAAGTGCGACATGTGCATCGACCGGGTCCAGGCCGGGAGGCTTCCGGCCTGTGTCCAGGCGTGCCCCACCGGAACCATGAACTTCGGCGACCGCGAGGACATGCTCAAGCTGGCCGAAGAGCGGCTGGCCTCGGTCAAGGAGAAATTCCCGCAGGCCATGCTGGTGGACCCGGATGAAACACGGGTCATCTATCTGGCCTCAGCGCCTCCCGAAGACTACTATCAATATCTGGAAGCGGATGCTTCCGGTTCCATGCCTGATTCGATGACCAGAAAGCAGCTCCTGGCGAAGCTGGGAAGCCCCATCAAACGTATGCGCGCATAG
- a CDS encoding D-amino-acid transaminase, producing the protein MSRTVYINGAFVPEEEAQVSIFDRGFLFADAVYEVTAVLDGKLLEFDGHMARLARSLGELEMECPLTRGELLEVHRELVERNGVEQGGVYLQVTRGAADRDFVFPKNAPQTMVMFTQARPLTGEKKGLKVISTPDIRWGRRDIKTVQLLAASMSKMAAKKQGKDDAWLVEDGFVTEGSSNNTYIVKDNKLVTRHLSNSILPGITRAAVLKLVAELDMEIEERPFTVEEVKQADEAFMTAATSFVCPVVEMDGTAISDGVPGPIAKRLNEIYIEEARKSAI; encoded by the coding sequence ATGAGTCGTACAGTATACATCAACGGCGCGTTCGTGCCCGAGGAAGAGGCCCAGGTATCCATTTTCGACAGGGGTTTCCTGTTCGCGGACGCCGTGTATGAAGTGACCGCCGTGCTGGACGGAAAGCTGCTGGAGTTCGACGGCCACATGGCGCGTCTGGCCCGTTCGCTGGGCGAGCTGGAAATGGAATGCCCCCTGACTCGCGGCGAACTGCTCGAAGTGCACCGCGAGCTGGTCGAGCGCAACGGCGTGGAGCAGGGCGGCGTGTACCTCCAGGTCACGCGCGGCGCTGCCGACCGTGACTTCGTCTTCCCCAAGAACGCACCCCAGACCATGGTGATGTTCACCCAGGCCCGTCCTCTGACCGGAGAGAAGAAGGGGCTGAAGGTCATCTCCACCCCGGACATCCGCTGGGGCCGCCGTGACATCAAGACCGTGCAGCTCCTGGCCGCCTCCATGAGCAAGATGGCCGCCAAGAAGCAGGGCAAGGACGACGCCTGGCTGGTCGAGGACGGTTTCGTCACCGAGGGCAGCTCCAACAACACCTATATCGTCAAGGACAACAAGCTGGTCACCCGGCACCTGTCCAACTCCATCCTGCCGGGCATCACTCGCGCCGCCGTGCTCAAGCTGGTGGCCGAGCTCGACATGGAGATCGAGGAGCGTCCCTTCACCGTCGAGGAAGTCAAGCAGGCCGATGAAGCGTTCATGACCGCCGCCACTTCCTTTGTGTGCCCCGTTGTGGAAATGGACGGGACTGCCATTTCGGATGGCGTTCCCGGCCCCATCGCCAAGCGCCTGAACGAAATCTACATCGAAGAAGCTCGCAAGAGCGCAATTTAA
- a CDS encoding FadR/GntR family transcriptional regulator, whose translation MSPIKEEISLFLPVQAGRASEEVALQIEAAIMDGRLQPGERLPSEREMQSQFGTGRGVIREAIKILKQKGLLEVKKGAKGGAYVRQVEVANVSESLALFLKQHPVEPEKLIEFRETLDRTITQLAIALGSREEKMELLGEALRLEGMLKEDEPDLVATSELDRKLNLMLVRMARNPLFEWVMHAIQMGFSSHDYALYEEASFREKAAANWSDTARAIEQGQLMRALGHVSQHYVLLRQCVEERAESVDQPEFLQDDNQ comes from the coding sequence TTGTCTCCGATCAAAGAAGAAATTTCCCTGTTCCTTCCTGTCCAGGCTGGCCGCGCCAGTGAGGAAGTCGCGCTCCAGATCGAGGCCGCCATCATGGATGGACGGCTGCAGCCAGGAGAGCGTCTCCCCAGCGAACGGGAAATGCAGTCACAGTTCGGCACGGGACGCGGCGTGATCCGCGAGGCCATCAAGATACTGAAACAGAAGGGGCTCCTCGAAGTGAAGAAGGGAGCCAAAGGCGGGGCCTACGTCAGGCAGGTTGAAGTCGCCAATGTTTCGGAATCCCTGGCCCTCTTCCTCAAACAGCACCCGGTGGAGCCGGAAAAGCTGATCGAGTTCCGCGAGACTCTGGACCGGACTATCACGCAATTGGCCATCGCCCTCGGCAGCCGTGAAGAGAAGATGGAACTGCTCGGTGAGGCCCTTCGCCTGGAGGGCATGCTCAAGGAGGACGAACCGGACCTCGTCGCCACCAGCGAACTGGACCGCAAGCTGAACCTCATGCTCGTGCGCATGGCACGCAACCCGCTGTTCGAGTGGGTCATGCACGCCATCCAGATGGGATTCAGTTCTCACGACTACGCCCTGTACGAGGAGGCGTCCTTCCGGGAAAAGGCCGCCGCCAACTGGAGCGACACGGCCCGGGCCATCGAACAGGGACAACTCATGCGGGCCCTTGGCCACGTCAGCCAACACTACGTTTTGCTCAGGCAGTGCGTGGAGGAGAGGGCCGAGTCCGTTGACCAACCCGAGTTCCTGCAAGACGACAACCAATAG
- the fdnG gene encoding formate dehydrogenase-N subunit alpha, with protein MKVNRRNFLKLTAVTAVSSAFCGLGFESVAHAADRITMLKPKWSKQTTSICPYCAVGCGLIVNTDLKTKRAINVEGDPDHPINEGATCAKGASIWQLAENDERPKRPLYRAPYSSEWKEVSWEWALGEIAKRVKKTRDASFTEKNAKGQVVNRCNGLASAGSAAIDNEECWTYQAMLRALGLVYVEHQARICHSSTVAALAESFGRGAMTNHWNDIANSDCILVMGSNAAENHPISFKWVMKAMDKGAKLISVDPRFTRTSSKADLYCRLRAGTDIAVLGGMIKYILDNDLIQKDYVVSHTNAAFIVSDKFKFDDGLFSGYHKNGDDADYAGSYDKSQWAFEKDGKGLPRKDETLKHPRCVYNLLKKHYARYTVDKVVSVSGMDKAKLLEFYKLYSATGKPDKAGTIMYAMGWTQHTVGVQYIRTMAMVQLLLGNIGVAGGGVNALRGESNVQGSTDHCLLWHILPGYLATPNAGLKTYKEYIDAKAGPHLAGAKDPKSAAWWQYYPKYMASFLKAMYPEASLDDAYSWLPKAEDGKTYTWLQLFEAMDKKEFSGFFAWGMNPACGGANAGKNRRAMTNLDWMVNVNIFDNETGSFWRGPGMDPKKVKTEVFFLPCAVSIEKEGSITNSGRWMQWRYQGPVPRGEAKTDGHILTELFDTIKALYAEEGGAFPDPIKNLSVDMWKSHGEFNAHQAAKLINGYFLKDVTIKGKTYKKGTQVPSFAFLQDDGSTCSGNWLYCNSYTENGNMAARRNPAQTPEQEKIGLFSNWSWCWPVNRRIIYNRASCDNTGKPYAPQKPVVTWNGKKWIGDVPDGGWAPGTKYAFIMKPHGHGHIFGPGRQDGPFPEHYEPMETPFKAHELSHQLNNPTALRFAHEALAVADPKYPHVAMTYRVTEHWQTGLMTRHTPWLLEAMPQMFVEMSEELAKEKGIANGEKVTVESMRGNLWAIAIVTKRMQPLKVMGKTVHQIGMPWCFGWQMPHDGSGGDSANLLTPSVGDPNTGIPETKVFVANVRKM; from the coding sequence ATGAAAGTCAACAGAAGAAATTTCCTCAAACTGACCGCAGTCACCGCCGTGTCGTCGGCGTTCTGCGGGCTGGGATTCGAATCCGTGGCGCATGCCGCGGACCGGATCACCATGCTCAAGCCCAAGTGGAGCAAGCAGACCACCAGTATCTGTCCGTATTGCGCCGTGGGATGCGGCCTGATCGTCAACACCGATCTCAAGACCAAACGGGCCATCAACGTCGAGGGCGACCCCGACCATCCCATCAACGAGGGAGCCACCTGCGCCAAGGGCGCATCCATCTGGCAGTTGGCCGAGAACGACGAGCGTCCGAAACGTCCCCTGTACCGCGCTCCCTATTCCTCGGAATGGAAGGAAGTCTCCTGGGAGTGGGCGCTGGGCGAGATCGCCAAGCGGGTCAAGAAGACGCGTGACGCCAGCTTCACCGAAAAGAACGCCAAGGGGCAGGTGGTGAATCGCTGCAACGGGCTGGCCTCCGCCGGGTCGGCTGCCATCGACAACGAGGAGTGCTGGACCTACCAGGCCATGCTCCGCGCCCTCGGGCTGGTCTACGTCGAGCACCAGGCGCGCATCTGCCACAGCTCCACTGTTGCGGCCCTGGCCGAGAGCTTCGGTCGCGGGGCCATGACCAACCACTGGAACGACATCGCCAACAGCGACTGCATCCTGGTTATGGGCAGCAACGCGGCGGAGAATCATCCCATCTCCTTCAAGTGGGTGATGAAGGCCATGGACAAGGGGGCCAAGCTCATCAGCGTGGACCCGCGATTCACCCGTACCTCCTCCAAGGCCGACCTGTACTGCCGACTCCGCGCCGGTACCGACATCGCCGTGCTTGGCGGCATGATCAAGTACATTCTGGACAATGACCTGATCCAGAAGGACTATGTGGTCAGCCACACCAATGCCGCCTTCATCGTCAGCGACAAGTTCAAATTCGATGACGGCCTCTTCAGCGGCTACCACAAGAACGGCGACGACGCGGACTATGCCGGTTCCTACGACAAGTCCCAGTGGGCCTTCGAGAAGGACGGCAAGGGATTGCCCAGGAAGGACGAGACCCTCAAGCATCCCCGCTGCGTGTACAACCTGCTCAAGAAGCACTACGCCCGCTATACCGTTGACAAGGTGGTCAGCGTCTCCGGCATGGACAAGGCCAAATTGCTGGAATTCTACAAGCTCTACTCGGCCACGGGCAAGCCGGACAAGGCGGGCACCATCATGTACGCCATGGGCTGGACCCAGCACACGGTCGGTGTGCAGTACATCCGCACCATGGCCATGGTGCAGTTGCTGCTCGGCAACATCGGCGTGGCCGGCGGCGGTGTAAATGCCCTGCGCGGCGAGTCCAACGTCCAGGGCTCCACTGACCACTGCCTGCTGTGGCACATCCTGCCCGGCTACCTGGCCACGCCCAACGCGGGCCTCAAGACCTACAAGGAATACATCGACGCCAAGGCCGGGCCTCACCTGGCAGGGGCCAAGGACCCCAAGAGCGCGGCATGGTGGCAGTACTATCCGAAATACATGGCGAGCTTCCTCAAGGCCATGTACCCCGAGGCGTCACTGGATGACGCCTACTCCTGGCTGCCCAAGGCCGAGGACGGCAAGACCTACACCTGGTTGCAGCTCTTCGAGGCCATGGACAAGAAGGAGTTCTCCGGCTTCTTCGCCTGGGGCATGAACCCGGCCTGCGGCGGGGCCAATGCAGGCAAGAACCGACGGGCGATGACCAACCTCGACTGGATGGTCAACGTCAACATCTTCGACAACGAGACCGGCTCCTTCTGGCGTGGACCCGGCATGGATCCGAAGAAGGTCAAGACCGAGGTCTTCTTCCTGCCCTGCGCCGTGTCCATCGAGAAGGAAGGCTCCATCACCAACTCCGGCCGCTGGATGCAGTGGCGCTACCAGGGGCCCGTGCCCCGGGGCGAGGCCAAGACCGACGGTCATATCCTGACCGAGCTCTTCGACACCATCAAGGCGCTCTATGCCGAGGAGGGCGGGGCGTTCCCCGATCCCATCAAGAATCTCTCCGTGGACATGTGGAAATCCCACGGTGAGTTCAACGCCCATCAGGCGGCCAAGCTGATCAACGGCTACTTCCTCAAGGACGTGACCATCAAGGGCAAGACCTACAAGAAGGGCACCCAGGTGCCGAGCTTCGCGTTTCTTCAGGACGACGGCTCCACCTGCTCGGGCAACTGGCTCTACTGCAACTCCTACACCGAGAACGGCAACATGGCCGCCCGCCGCAACCCGGCGCAGACCCCGGAACAGGAGAAGATCGGCCTGTTCTCCAACTGGTCCTGGTGCTGGCCGGTCAATCGGCGGATCATCTACAACCGGGCCTCCTGCGACAACACGGGCAAGCCGTACGCCCCGCAGAAGCCGGTCGTTACCTGGAACGGCAAGAAGTGGATCGGCGACGTGCCCGACGGAGGCTGGGCTCCCGGCACCAAGTACGCCTTCATCATGAAGCCGCACGGCCATGGCCACATCTTCGGTCCGGGCCGTCAGGACGGTCCCTTCCCCGAGCACTACGAGCCCATGGAGACCCCCTTCAAGGCGCACGAACTCTCGCATCAGCTCAACAACCCCACGGCGCTTCGCTTCGCTCATGAGGCTCTGGCCGTGGCCGATCCCAAGTATCCGCATGTGGCCATGACCTACCGCGTTACCGAACATTGGCAGACCGGCCTGATGACGCGCCACACTCCGTGGCTGCTTGAGGCCATGCCGCAGATGTTCGTGGAGATGAGCGAGGAGCTGGCCAAGGAGAAGGGTATCGCCAACGGCGAAAAGGTCACGGTTGAAAGCATGCGCGGCAACCTGTGGGCCATCGCCATCGTGACCAAGCGGATGCAACCGCTCAAGGTCATGGGCAAGACCGTCCACCAGATCGGCATGCCGTGGTGCTTCGGTTGGCAGATGCCCCACGACGGCAGCGGCGGTGATTCCGCCAACCTGCTGACCCCGTCGGTGGGTGATCCCAACACCGGCATCCCCGAAACCAAGGTCTTCGTGGCCAACGTCCGCAAGATGTAA
- the dgcN gene encoding N-acetyltransferase DgcN translates to MFEAPYLLFLGDAPDGLAAKMAQGIYDWRPEAVAGQFRMEGCKADMGVKDMTIKEAAEAGIKTVVVGVVNRGGIIGESWISVLGEALEAGMDVACGLHNLLRDEPALVAAAEKGGSKLHDVRVPSVKYPIASGKKRTGKRCLAVGTDCSVGKMYTALAIDREMKKQGLKSTFRATGQTGILIEGNGVPLDAVVADFMAGSIEWLTPDNDADHWDIIEGQGSLFHASYSGVTMALVHGGQPDALILCHEPTRETMRGLPDYALPSLEQLRDTALTLAQWVNPDCKVAGISVNTQHMSEEEALAYLKDVEEKMGIPAVDPFRQGAGRLVEALQCL, encoded by the coding sequence ATGTTTGAAGCACCATATCTGCTTTTTCTCGGGGATGCCCCGGATGGACTGGCGGCCAAGATGGCTCAGGGAATCTACGACTGGCGGCCTGAAGCCGTGGCCGGACAGTTCCGCATGGAAGGCTGCAAGGCCGACATGGGCGTGAAGGACATGACCATCAAGGAAGCCGCCGAAGCGGGCATCAAGACCGTAGTTGTCGGCGTCGTCAACCGTGGCGGCATCATCGGCGAGAGCTGGATCTCCGTGCTGGGCGAAGCCCTGGAGGCGGGCATGGATGTGGCCTGCGGCCTGCACAACCTGCTGCGCGACGAGCCCGCCCTGGTGGCGGCCGCCGAGAAGGGCGGCAGCAAGCTGCACGATGTTCGCGTCCCCTCGGTCAAATATCCCATCGCTTCCGGCAAGAAGCGCACCGGCAAGCGCTGCCTCGCCGTCGGCACCGACTGCTCGGTCGGCAAGATGTACACCGCCCTGGCCATCGACCGCGAGATGAAGAAGCAGGGCTTGAAGTCCACCTTCCGCGCCACCGGCCAGACCGGCATCCTCATCGAGGGCAACGGCGTTCCGCTTGATGCGGTCGTCGCCGACTTCATGGCCGGTTCCATCGAGTGGCTGACCCCGGACAACGACGCGGACCACTGGGACATCATCGAAGGGCAGGGCAGCCTGTTCCACGCCTCCTACTCCGGCGTGACCATGGCCCTGGTCCACGGCGGCCAGCCCGACGCCCTGATCCTGTGCCACGAGCCCACCCGCGAGACCATGCGCGGCCTGCCCGACTACGCCCTGCCGTCCCTGGAGCAGCTTCGCGACACCGCGCTGACCCTGGCTCAGTGGGTGAACCCGGACTGCAAGGTGGCCGGTATTTCCGTCAACACGCAGCACATGTCCGAGGAAGAGGCCCTGGCCTACCTCAAGGACGTGGAAGAGAAGATGGGCATCCCGGCGGTCGATCCCTTCCGCCAGGGCGCGGGACGTCTGGTCGAGGCCCTGCAATGCCTTTAA